From the Burkholderia mayonis genome, one window contains:
- the folE gene encoding GTP cyclohydrolase I FolE gives MAKGKTASNTAAPTAHKAASKATNKTASKQTTRAAAPSPAPVPANRPSRDEAESAVRVLLRWAGDDPGREGLVDTPARVVRAYEEFFSGYALEPRDILARTFSEVDGYDEMIVLKDIRFESYCEHHMVPIIGRAHVAYLPHHRVVGISKLARLVDAFAKRLQIQEKMTVQIADTLFDVLQPKGVGVILEAAHQCISTRGIHKPGVEMVTSRMLGTFRTDPATRREFLSIVANPSSVNLTNT, from the coding sequence ATGGCTAAAGGAAAGACCGCAAGCAACACAGCGGCCCCGACCGCGCACAAGGCGGCGAGCAAGGCAACGAACAAAACGGCAAGCAAGCAGACGACTCGCGCCGCCGCGCCCTCGCCCGCCCCCGTGCCCGCGAACCGGCCGAGCCGCGACGAAGCCGAATCGGCCGTGCGTGTGCTGCTGCGCTGGGCGGGCGACGATCCCGGCCGCGAAGGCCTCGTCGATACGCCGGCGCGCGTCGTGCGCGCGTACGAAGAATTCTTCTCGGGCTACGCGCTCGAACCGCGCGACATCCTCGCGCGCACGTTCAGCGAAGTCGACGGCTACGACGAGATGATCGTGCTGAAGGACATCCGCTTCGAAAGCTATTGCGAGCACCACATGGTGCCGATCATCGGCCGCGCGCACGTCGCTTATCTGCCGCACCATCGCGTCGTCGGCATCTCGAAGCTCGCGCGCCTCGTCGACGCATTCGCGAAGCGCCTGCAGATCCAGGAAAAGATGACCGTGCAGATCGCCGACACGCTGTTCGACGTGCTGCAACCGAAGGGCGTCGGCGTGATCCTCGAAGCCGCGCACCAGTGCATCTCGACGCGCGGCATCCACAAGCCCGGCGTCGAGATGGTGACGTCGCGGATGCTCGGCACGTTCCGCACCGATCCGGCAACGCGTCGCGAATTCCTGTCGATCGTCGCAAATCCGTCCTCGGTCAATCTGACGAATACGTAA
- a CDS encoding LysR family transcriptional regulator ArgP, whose amino-acid sequence MLDYALLDALAEVIRHGSFERAAKALNVSPSAVSQRVKLLEERVGSVLVKRGQPCVATTSGALLCRHTERVRMLEAELSGHMPGFAGVETGAWPILRVAVNDDSVATWFVDAVGPFCAESGTLLDLVIDDQDYTAERIRDGSVQGAVTALAEPIQGCRSTRLGRMRYHAVCSPAFHARYFGNGINRDALRRAPCVMFNPKDGLQARFIRRVTRVDLDPPQHWIPHVAGYLRACEAGLGWGMCPERMIERQIAAGELVDLSEGKSIDVELYWQSWRLSIGWLDEFSAALKKRAAQFLD is encoded by the coding sequence ATGCTCGACTACGCGTTGCTCGATGCGCTCGCCGAAGTGATCCGTCACGGCTCGTTCGAACGGGCGGCGAAAGCGCTCAACGTGTCGCCTTCCGCAGTGTCGCAGCGCGTGAAGCTGCTGGAGGAGCGAGTGGGGAGCGTGCTCGTCAAGCGCGGGCAGCCGTGCGTCGCGACGACATCGGGCGCGCTGTTGTGCCGCCACACCGAGCGCGTGCGGATGCTGGAAGCCGAACTGTCCGGACACATGCCAGGATTCGCCGGCGTGGAGACGGGCGCATGGCCGATACTGCGCGTCGCCGTCAACGACGACAGCGTCGCGACCTGGTTCGTCGACGCAGTCGGCCCGTTCTGCGCGGAAAGCGGCACGCTGCTCGATCTCGTGATCGACGATCAGGACTACACGGCGGAACGGATTCGCGACGGCAGCGTGCAGGGCGCGGTGACGGCGCTCGCCGAGCCGATCCAGGGCTGCCGCTCGACGCGCCTCGGCCGGATGCGCTATCACGCGGTGTGCTCGCCCGCGTTCCACGCGCGCTATTTCGGCAACGGCATCAACCGCGACGCGCTGCGGCGCGCGCCGTGCGTGATGTTCAATCCGAAGGATGGCCTGCAGGCACGTTTCATCCGGCGCGTGACGCGAGTGGATCTCGATCCGCCGCAGCACTGGATTCCGCACGTCGCCGGCTATCTGCGCGCGTGCGAGGCGGGGCTGGGCTGGGGAATGTGTCCGGAGCGGATGATCGAGCGTCAGATCGCCGCGGGCGAACTCGTTGATTTGTCAGAAGGAAAGAGCATCGACGTCGAACTCTACTGGCAGAGCTGGCGATTGTCGATCGGCTGGCTCGATGAGTTCAGCGCGGCGCTCAAGAAGCGTGCCGCGCAGTTTCTCGATTGA
- a CDS encoding alpha-hydroxy acid oxidase has product MTTVTSPIVEESRPVASLGKPPRVLQDVLSLHDFEAKARRVLPRPIFGYVSGAAEDNRTRDDNRAVFDEYGFVTRVLCDVSQRQQAVELFGQRFASPFGIAPMGINALSVYRGDVVLARAAQRAGIVSIMSGSSLIPLEDVAAAAPGTWFQAYLPGDASRIRALLERVARAGYRTLVITVDIPVSANRENNVRTGFSTPLRPSLRLFWDGLTRPSWLLGTFARTLLKHGMPHFENSFATRGAPILSANVLRDFSARDHLDWTHVREIRRQWTGELVIKGILSVEDAVVAREAGADGILLSNHGGRQLDGASSPMRILRDVVQTVGDDYPVMIDSGFRRGSDVLKALALGARMVFVGRPFNYAAAVAGEAGVAHAIRLLQEEVDRNMAMLGANGCGQLTPDMLIRKR; this is encoded by the coding sequence ATGACCACTGTTACCTCCCCGATCGTCGAAGAGAGCCGGCCCGTGGCCAGCCTCGGCAAGCCGCCGCGCGTTCTGCAAGACGTACTGAGTCTGCACGACTTCGAGGCCAAGGCGCGTCGTGTGTTGCCGCGTCCGATCTTCGGTTACGTCAGCGGCGCGGCGGAAGACAATCGCACCCGTGACGACAACCGCGCCGTGTTCGATGAATACGGCTTTGTGACCCGTGTGCTGTGCGACGTTTCCCAGCGGCAGCAGGCAGTCGAATTGTTCGGTCAGCGCTTTGCGTCGCCGTTCGGCATCGCGCCGATGGGCATCAACGCGCTGTCGGTCTATCGCGGCGATGTGGTGCTGGCGCGCGCCGCGCAGCGCGCGGGGATCGTCTCCATCATGAGCGGCTCCTCGCTCATTCCGCTGGAAGATGTGGCCGCCGCTGCACCGGGGACGTGGTTCCAGGCGTACCTGCCGGGAGACGCGAGCCGCATTCGCGCGCTGCTCGAGCGCGTCGCGCGCGCCGGCTACAGAACGCTCGTGATCACCGTCGACATTCCGGTGTCCGCGAACCGTGAAAACAACGTGCGCACGGGTTTTTCCACGCCGCTGCGTCCCAGCCTGCGCCTTTTCTGGGACGGACTGACGCGGCCGAGCTGGCTGTTGGGCACCTTCGCACGCACGCTGCTCAAGCACGGCATGCCTCACTTCGAGAATTCCTTTGCGACACGCGGCGCGCCGATCCTTTCCGCCAACGTACTGCGGGATTTCTCCGCGCGCGACCACCTCGACTGGACGCACGTGCGAGAAATCCGCAGGCAATGGACGGGCGAGCTGGTGATCAAGGGCATTCTCAGCGTCGAGGACGCCGTCGTTGCGCGCGAGGCGGGCGCCGACGGCATCCTCCTTTCGAACCATGGCGGCCGCCAGCTGGACGGCGCTTCGTCGCCGATGCGGATCCTGCGGGACGTGGTGCAGACAGTGGGCGACGATTATCCGGTGATGATCGACAGCGGCTTTCGCCGAGGATCGGACGTGCTGAAGGCGCTGGCGCTGGGCGCGCGCATGGTGTTCGTCGGGCGACCCTTCAACTATGCGGCGGCCGTGGCGGGAGAGGCCGGCGTGGCGCATGCGATTCGCCTGTTGCAGGAAGAAGTGGACCGCAACATGGCTATGCTGGGGGCGAACGGCTGCGGCCAGCTCACCCCGGACATGCTGATCCGCAAGCGTTAA
- the fnr gene encoding fumarate/nitrate reduction transcriptional regulator Fnr, which yields MLTPVARPAAAAPVHASSTWAPRQAAHCSTCAMRHLCMPQGLAPEALARLESVICTARPVRRGETLFREGDNFDNLYAVRSGSLKTIATRHDGREQVTGLHLAGEALGLDGICDDAHPRTAVALEDSSVCVIPYSALKTLCSEAGTMQLRMHKLMSEQIVRETSQTMVLGSLNAEERVAAFLLDVSSRYMKRGYSPNEFNLRMTREDIGSYLGMTLETVSRTLSKFHKRGLIEMQGRVVRIVDFDGLHRL from the coding sequence ATGCTTACGCCCGTCGCCCGACCCGCCGCCGCCGCTCCCGTCCATGCCTCCAGCACGTGGGCACCGCGTCAGGCCGCACACTGCTCGACGTGCGCGATGCGCCATCTCTGCATGCCCCAAGGGCTCGCACCCGAGGCGCTCGCGCGTCTCGAATCCGTGATCTGCACCGCACGCCCGGTCCGGCGCGGCGAAACGCTGTTCCGCGAAGGCGACAATTTCGACAACCTGTACGCGGTTCGCTCCGGATCGCTGAAGACCATCGCCACACGCCACGACGGCCGCGAGCAGGTTACCGGCCTGCATCTCGCGGGCGAAGCACTCGGCCTCGACGGCATCTGCGACGACGCGCATCCGCGCACCGCGGTCGCGCTCGAAGACAGTTCGGTCTGCGTGATTCCGTACAGCGCGCTGAAGACGCTGTGCTCGGAAGCCGGCACGATGCAATTGCGAATGCACAAGCTGATGAGCGAGCAGATCGTCCGCGAGACGTCGCAGACAATGGTGCTCGGCTCGCTGAACGCTGAGGAGCGCGTCGCGGCGTTCCTGCTCGACGTGTCGTCGCGCTACATGAAGCGCGGCTATTCGCCTAACGAATTCAACCTGCGGATGACGCGCGAAGACATCGGCAGCTATCTCGGCATGACGCTCGAAACCGTCAGCCGCACGCTGTCGAAATTCCACAAGCGCGGGCTGATCGAGATGCAGGGCCGGGTGGTCCGCATCGTCGATTTCGACGGCCTCCATCGCCTGTAA
- a CDS encoding SDR family oxidoreductase: MQSSMKPAIAPVVLVTGAARRAGRAFALRFASRGYRVAVHYDRSADAAHALVREIEAAGGEAVALQADLAHADAIAHLVDAVYARFGRLDVLVNNASVFWQDHLPSFDLAAFDNAWAINCRAPILLTRAYYERAKAAGAQGVVINVVDQKIKENFHRDHFSYTVAKAALGNLTQMLALSASPVLRVNAVFPGLMLPSDDQTPADFEHASRASTPLARIAGPNDVADAILLLTGPAYNGADFVVDAGQNLIRVDQDVLYKHRSPAGKH, encoded by the coding sequence ATGCAGTCGAGCATGAAACCAGCCATCGCACCCGTCGTACTCGTGACGGGCGCCGCGCGCCGTGCAGGCCGCGCGTTCGCGTTGCGCTTCGCCTCGCGCGGCTATCGCGTCGCCGTGCATTACGACCGGTCGGCCGACGCCGCGCACGCGCTCGTGCGAGAGATCGAAGCGGCGGGCGGCGAAGCCGTCGCGCTGCAAGCCGATCTTGCCCATGCGGACGCCATCGCGCATCTCGTCGATGCGGTCTACGCGCGTTTCGGCCGTCTCGACGTGCTCGTGAACAATGCGTCGGTGTTCTGGCAGGACCACCTGCCGAGCTTCGATCTCGCGGCATTCGACAACGCGTGGGCGATCAACTGCCGCGCGCCGATCCTGCTGACGCGCGCGTACTACGAGCGCGCGAAGGCGGCAGGCGCGCAGGGCGTCGTGATCAACGTCGTCGACCAGAAGATCAAGGAAAACTTCCATCGCGACCATTTCAGCTACACGGTCGCAAAGGCGGCGCTCGGCAATCTCACGCAGATGCTCGCGCTGTCGGCGAGCCCGGTGCTGCGCGTGAACGCGGTGTTTCCGGGGTTGATGCTGCCGAGCGACGACCAGACGCCGGCCGACTTCGAGCACGCGAGCCGCGCATCGACGCCGCTTGCGCGGATCGCCGGGCCGAACGACGTCGCGGACGCGATCCTGCTGCTGACGGGGCCCGCATACAACGGCGCGGACTTCGTCGTCGATGCGGGACAGAACCTGATCCGCGTCGATCAGGACGTGCTGTACAAGCACCGGTCGCCCGCCGGCAAGCACTGA
- the epsC gene encoding serine O-acetyltransferase EpsC — MSKSARNWGLEQIVNELRESREKLHRTRHPRGIRELPSRDAICTIVSGLRASLFPTHYGAPDLTDETVDYYVGHTLESTLRLLAEQIRRALPFLPEHAETPSAALGERAFEIAREFGTQLPGIRALLVSDIQAAYSGDPAAQHITEILLCYPGVLAVMHHRLAHALYQLGVPLLARFINEIAHSATGIDIHPGARIGPSFFIDHGTGVVIGETAIIGERVRLYQAVTLGAKSFPADGEGMLVKGNARHPIVEDDVVIYAGATILGRVTIGKGSVIGGNVWLTHSVPPGSSVAQGKIREGEKENAEKD; from the coding sequence ATGTCGAAATCCGCTCGAAACTGGGGCCTCGAACAGATCGTCAACGAGCTGCGCGAATCGCGCGAGAAGCTGCATCGCACGCGCCATCCGCGCGGCATTCGTGAGCTGCCGTCGCGCGACGCGATCTGCACGATCGTCTCGGGCCTGCGCGCCTCGTTGTTCCCGACGCATTACGGCGCGCCCGATCTGACCGACGAAACCGTCGACTACTACGTCGGCCACACGCTCGAAAGCACGCTGCGCCTGCTCGCCGAGCAGATCCGCCGCGCGCTGCCGTTCCTGCCCGAGCACGCGGAGACGCCGTCCGCCGCGCTCGGCGAACGCGCGTTCGAGATCGCGCGCGAGTTCGGCACGCAACTTCCCGGCATCCGCGCGCTCCTCGTCAGCGACATCCAGGCCGCCTACTCCGGCGACCCGGCCGCGCAGCACATCACCGAAATCCTGCTCTGCTATCCGGGCGTACTCGCGGTGATGCACCATCGGCTTGCGCATGCGCTGTATCAGCTCGGCGTGCCGCTTCTCGCGCGCTTCATCAACGAGATCGCGCACTCGGCAACGGGCATCGACATCCACCCGGGCGCGCGGATCGGCCCGAGCTTCTTCATCGACCACGGCACGGGCGTGGTGATCGGCGAGACCGCGATCATCGGCGAGCGCGTGCGGCTCTATCAGGCGGTCACGCTCGGCGCGAAGAGCTTCCCCGCCGACGGAGAAGGGATGCTCGTCAAGGGCAACGCGCGGCATCCGATCGTCGAGGACGACGTCGTGATCTACGCAGGTGCGACGATCCTCGGCCGGGTGACGATCGGCAAGGGCTCGGTGATCGGCGGCAACGTGTGGCTCACGCATAGCGTGCCGCCCGGCAGCAGCGTCGCACAGGGGAAGATCCGCGAGGGCGAGAAAGAGAACGCCGAGAAGGATTGA
- a CDS encoding LysE/ArgO family amino acid transporter, with amino-acid sequence MNWIAFSHGAMLCASLIVTIGAQNAFILRQGIMRSHVGKIILLCTLSDMILIGAGVGGASVLVERYPTFVHAVLYVGLAYLAWFGLSALRRAFKPGHETFDATGAAVAPPVQRAWPIVLMTLAFTWLNPHVYLDTFLLIGTAGAREPEGARSAFAIGAMTVSAIWFVTLGYGARLLAPWFKRALAWRVLDGAIGGMVLFLAAVQLR; translated from the coding sequence ATGAACTGGATCGCTTTTTCTCACGGCGCGATGCTGTGCGCATCGCTCATCGTCACCATCGGCGCGCAAAACGCGTTCATCCTTCGGCAGGGAATCATGCGCTCGCATGTCGGCAAGATCATTCTGCTCTGTACGCTGTCGGACATGATCCTGATCGGCGCGGGCGTCGGCGGCGCGTCGGTGCTCGTCGAACGCTACCCGACCTTCGTTCACGCGGTGCTGTACGTCGGCCTCGCTTATCTCGCGTGGTTCGGCCTGAGCGCGCTGCGCCGCGCGTTCAAGCCCGGCCACGAGACGTTCGACGCGACGGGCGCCGCCGTCGCGCCGCCCGTGCAGCGCGCATGGCCGATCGTGCTGATGACGCTCGCGTTCACGTGGCTCAATCCGCACGTGTATCTCGACACGTTCCTGTTGATCGGCACGGCCGGCGCGCGCGAGCCGGAAGGCGCGCGCAGCGCATTCGCAATCGGTGCGATGACGGTCAGCGCGATCTGGTTCGTCACGCTCGGATATGGCGCGCGTTTGCTCGCGCCGTGGTTCAAGCGCGCGCTTGCATGGCGCGTGCTCGATGGCGCGATCGGCGGCATGGTGCTGTTTCTCGCGGCCGTGCAGTTGCGTTGA
- a CDS encoding DUF3005 domain-containing protein, whose translation MTAMNPFERKTPADAGHAHPRSVELYNDATHDSTVDTDGKNREAARIANGEPISPDQITTSNASLVNAMPETPDGFAGFDSRPGGNHPQFAPRAGYTVVDKGFDAAASGGAHADGELPSPYHPPRRPGRIIEFAPIPR comes from the coding sequence ATGACCGCGATGAATCCGTTCGAACGCAAGACGCCCGCCGACGCCGGCCACGCGCATCCGCGCAGCGTCGAGTTGTACAACGACGCGACACACGACAGCACTGTCGACACGGACGGTAAGAATCGCGAGGCCGCCCGCATCGCGAACGGCGAACCGATTTCTCCTGACCAGATCACGACGAGCAATGCGTCGCTCGTCAATGCGATGCCCGAAACGCCCGATGGCTTTGCCGGCTTCGACAGCCGGCCCGGCGGCAATCATCCGCAGTTCGCGCCGCGAGCCGGCTACACGGTCGTCGACAAGGGGTTCGACGCCGCCGCATCGGGCGGCGCGCACGCGGACGGCGAGCTTCCGTCTCCGTATCATCCGCCGCGGCGGCCGGGGCGCATCATCGAGTTCGCGCCGATTCCACGTTGA
- a CDS encoding SMP-30/gluconolactonase/LRE family protein has product MDAIDSRRYPDPAVRVLDPRFDSLRIRSASVECLYQGARWSEGPVWFGDGRYLLWSDIPNNRILRWDEQSGAVGVFRQPSNNANGNTRDRAGCLVTCEHLTRRVTRTEYDGAITVLAERFEGKRFNSPNDVVVKSDGSIWFSDPDFGIQSFYEGEKQESEMPERVYRIDPHTGAVEPVVDGVPGPNGLAFSPDESVLYVVESKGRPRTIRAYDVASDGKSVRNGRVLIDAGQGTPDGFRVDARGNLWCGWGMGTDELDGVRVFTPGGDAIGHIALPERCANVCFGGRHRNRLFMAASHGLYSLYVNTQGAMGG; this is encoded by the coding sequence ATGGACGCAATCGATTCCCGGCGCTATCCGGATCCGGCCGTCCGCGTGCTCGATCCGCGCTTCGATTCGCTGCGCATCCGGTCCGCTTCCGTCGAATGCCTGTATCAGGGCGCGCGCTGGTCCGAAGGCCCGGTGTGGTTCGGCGACGGCCGCTATCTGCTGTGGAGCGACATCCCGAACAACCGGATTTTGCGTTGGGATGAACAGAGCGGCGCGGTCGGCGTATTCCGGCAGCCGTCGAACAACGCGAACGGCAACACGCGCGATCGTGCGGGATGCCTCGTCACGTGCGAGCATCTGACGCGCCGCGTCACGCGCACCGAATACGACGGGGCGATCACCGTGCTCGCCGAGCGTTTCGAAGGCAAGCGCTTCAATTCGCCGAACGACGTGGTCGTGAAGTCCGACGGCTCGATCTGGTTCAGCGATCCGGACTTCGGCATCCAGAGCTTTTACGAAGGCGAGAAGCAGGAATCGGAGATGCCGGAGCGCGTCTACCGTATCGATCCGCACACAGGCGCGGTCGAGCCTGTCGTCGACGGCGTGCCGGGGCCGAACGGCCTCGCGTTTTCGCCGGACGAATCGGTTCTGTACGTCGTCGAATCGAAGGGGCGGCCGCGCACGATCCGCGCATACGACGTTGCGAGCGACGGCAAGTCGGTGCGCAACGGACGCGTGCTGATCGACGCGGGGCAGGGCACGCCGGACGGCTTTCGCGTCGACGCGCGCGGCAACCTGTGGTGCGGCTGGGGGATGGGCACCGACGAACTCGACGGCGTGCGCGTGTTCACGCCCGGAGGAGACGCGATCGGGCACATCGCGCTGCCCGAGCGTTGCGCGAACGTGTGCTTCGGCGGACGGCATCGGAACCGGCTGTTCATGGCGGCGAGCCATGGGTTGTATTCGCTGTATGTGAATACGCAGGGGGCGATGGGCGGTTGA
- a CDS encoding aldehyde dehydrogenase (NADP(+)) yields MQITGEMLIGAAAVRGTEGTMRAYDPAQGVELEPAFGAGGAADVDRACRLASAAFDTFRQAPLEARARFLEAVAERIAGLGDQLIERAHAESALPVARLEGERARTVGQLRLFASIVRDGRWLDATLDSAQPERKPLPRADLRLQKIPVGPVAVFGASNFPLAFSVAGGDTASAFAAGCPVVAKAHPAHLGTSELVGRAIRQAVADCGLPEGVFSLVVGAGNAIGEALVAHPAIKAVGFTGSRAGGVALMGVAARRREPIPVFAEMSSINPFFVLPGALRTRGAKIAQGFVDSLTLGVGQFCTNPGLVVALDGPDLKAFVDAAAQALAQKGAQTMLTAGIASSYESAIAARRATAGVSEVAQGTRRDARNAALPALFTTTHTQFVQDPQLAGEIFGPTSLVVVCRDVDDMIVLAEHVEGQLTATLHLEDDDVDLARKLLPTLERRAGRIVANGYPTGVEVAHAMVHGGPFPATSDPRSTSVGALAIERFLRPVCYQDLPAALLPAALADANPLGLWRLRDGQLGKA; encoded by the coding sequence ATGCAGATCACTGGGGAGATGTTGATTGGCGCGGCCGCGGTGCGCGGCACCGAAGGCACGATGCGCGCATACGATCCAGCGCAGGGCGTCGAGCTCGAGCCGGCGTTCGGCGCGGGCGGCGCGGCCGACGTCGACCGCGCGTGCCGGCTCGCGAGCGCCGCATTCGACACGTTCCGCCAAGCGCCGCTCGAGGCGCGCGCGCGTTTTCTCGAAGCGGTCGCCGAGCGCATCGCCGGGCTCGGCGATCAATTGATCGAGCGCGCGCATGCGGAATCGGCGCTGCCCGTCGCGCGCCTCGAAGGCGAGCGCGCGCGCACGGTCGGCCAACTGCGGCTGTTCGCGTCGATCGTGCGCGACGGCCGCTGGCTCGACGCGACGCTCGATTCCGCGCAGCCCGAACGCAAGCCGCTGCCGCGCGCCGACCTGCGCTTGCAGAAGATCCCGGTCGGCCCCGTCGCGGTGTTCGGCGCGAGCAACTTCCCGCTCGCGTTCTCGGTCGCGGGCGGCGACACTGCATCGGCGTTCGCGGCCGGTTGCCCAGTCGTCGCGAAGGCGCACCCCGCGCATCTCGGCACGTCGGAGCTCGTCGGACGCGCGATCCGGCAGGCGGTGGCCGATTGCGGATTGCCCGAAGGCGTGTTCTCGCTCGTCGTCGGCGCGGGCAACGCGATCGGCGAGGCGCTCGTCGCGCATCCGGCGATCAAGGCGGTCGGCTTCACCGGCTCGCGCGCGGGCGGCGTCGCGCTGATGGGCGTCGCCGCGCGGCGGCGCGAGCCGATTCCGGTCTTCGCCGAAATGAGCAGCATCAATCCGTTCTTCGTGCTGCCGGGTGCGCTGCGCACGCGCGGCGCGAAGATCGCGCAAGGCTTCGTCGATTCGCTGACGCTCGGTGTCGGACAGTTCTGCACGAACCCGGGGCTCGTCGTCGCGCTCGACGGGCCGGACCTGAAGGCGTTCGTCGACGCGGCCGCGCAGGCGCTCGCGCAAAAGGGCGCGCAGACGATGCTGACGGCGGGCATCGCGTCGTCGTACGAGAGCGCGATCGCGGCGCGTCGCGCGACGGCCGGCGTGAGCGAAGTTGCGCAAGGCACGCGCCGCGACGCGCGGAACGCTGCGCTGCCCGCGCTTTTCACGACGACGCACACGCAGTTCGTCCAGGACCCGCAACTCGCAGGCGAGATCTTCGGGCCGACGTCGCTCGTCGTCGTGTGCCGCGACGTCGACGATATGATCGTGCTTGCCGAGCACGTCGAAGGGCAGTTGACCGCGACGCTCCATCTCGAAGACGACGATGTCGATCTGGCACGCAAACTGTTGCCGACGCTCGAGCGCAGGGCGGGCCGCATCGTCGCGAACGGCTATCCGACGGGCGTCGAGGTCGCGCATGCGATGGTGCACGGCGGGCCGTTTCCGGCGACGTCGGACCCGCGCAGCACGTCGGTCGGCGCGCTCGCGATCGAGCGTTTCCTGCGGCCCGTCTGCTATCAGGACCTGCCCGCGGCGCTGTTGCCGGCCGCGCTCGCCGACGCGAATCCGCTCGGTCTCTGGCGCTTGCGCGACGGCCAGCTCGGCAAGGCGTGA
- a CDS encoding LysR family transcriptional regulator encodes MATPTLKQLDAFYWAATCANFSTAAQRLHLSISSLSKRINELEQVMGRTLFDRSGHRAVLTEDGETLLPAAVRVLESVAALQDAFAEDKGLTGRLRFGVGELSALTWLPRFVAAVQKLHPQLILEPYVDVGAALEDKVDAGELDFAVVAGRSSRGSILSQPVTEARFAWMAAEKLVGRERTLTPALIASQTLVILPAGSGVTRILDEWLLACGIDHPRRITCNNWGAVAGMLREGVGIGFLPADWAAARTGGGLVQLTSEPSLSPLHYAFQWRRGDMRGLIPSMLALVRQHADFR; translated from the coding sequence ATGGCAACTCCGACGCTCAAGCAACTGGACGCCTTCTACTGGGCGGCGACATGCGCCAATTTCTCGACCGCGGCGCAGCGGCTTCATCTGTCCATCTCTTCGTTATCCAAACGGATCAACGAACTGGAACAGGTCATGGGGCGTACGCTGTTCGACCGTAGCGGTCACCGGGCGGTGTTGACCGAGGACGGCGAAACGCTGCTGCCAGCCGCGGTTCGGGTTCTGGAGTCCGTGGCGGCGCTGCAGGACGCGTTTGCTGAAGACAAGGGATTGACCGGCCGTCTGCGCTTTGGCGTAGGCGAACTGTCGGCGCTGACCTGGCTGCCCCGTTTCGTCGCAGCCGTCCAGAAACTGCATCCGCAATTGATCCTGGAGCCGTATGTCGACGTCGGCGCGGCGCTCGAAGACAAGGTGGATGCGGGAGAGCTGGATTTTGCGGTCGTCGCGGGCCGTTCGTCGCGCGGCAGCATCCTGTCGCAGCCGGTGACGGAGGCCCGCTTCGCGTGGATGGCGGCGGAGAAACTGGTCGGCCGCGAGCGCACGTTGACGCCGGCGCTGATCGCGAGCCAAACGCTCGTCATCTTGCCTGCCGGCTCGGGTGTCACGCGCATCCTCGACGAATGGCTGCTGGCGTGCGGCATCGACCATCCTCGAAGGATCACCTGCAACAACTGGGGCGCGGTGGCCGGCATGCTGCGCGAAGGCGTCGGCATCGGTTTCCTGCCCGCCGATTGGGCCGCTGCGCGAACGGGCGGCGGCCTCGTGCAGTTGACGAGCGAGCCCTCGTTGTCGCCTCTCCACTATGCGTTCCAGTGGCGGCGCGGCGACATGCGCGGGTTGATTCCGTCAATGCTGGCGCTCGTGCGGCAGCATGCGGATTTTCGCTGA
- a CDS encoding HlyU family transcriptional regulator, producing the protein MHSTTTAFTHRGYLLNCAPARASDGSFQPYVVISRSSDGELVANRFFPSDLHFNDEDAAIAHARDWAVRWIDASSLTI; encoded by the coding sequence ATGCACTCTACGACAACTGCATTCACGCATCGCGGGTATCTGCTGAATTGCGCGCCGGCGCGCGCGAGCGATGGCTCGTTCCAACCGTATGTCGTCATCTCCCGATCGAGCGACGGCGAACTGGTCGCCAATCGTTTCTTTCCCTCCGATCTGCATTTCAACGACGAAGATGCGGCGATCGCGCATGCGCGCGATTGGGCCGTCCGATGGATCGACGCGAGCAGTCTCACCATTTAG
- a CDS encoding universal stress protein: MYQRILVAVDGSETARHAFDAALDIAKTSGAQLQPFYVVENAAIYYNVPGYDPSILRTQLLQQGNDLAKEFARKMQEAGVTGAMKIGEASSLADVPSLIVDGAKAFGADLLVLGTHGRRGFKRLVLGSVAEQCVRHSALPVLLIPSAAHPEDQES; this comes from the coding sequence ATGTACCAGCGCATTCTTGTTGCAGTCGACGGCAGCGAAACGGCACGCCACGCATTCGACGCGGCGCTCGACATCGCGAAGACGAGCGGCGCGCAACTGCAGCCCTTCTACGTCGTGGAAAATGCTGCGATCTACTACAACGTGCCCGGCTACGATCCGTCGATCCTGCGCACGCAACTGCTTCAGCAGGGCAACGATCTGGCGAAGGAATTTGCGCGGAAGATGCAGGAAGCCGGCGTGACGGGCGCGATGAAAATCGGCGAAGCGTCGTCGCTCGCCGACGTGCCGTCGCTCATCGTCGACGGCGCCAAGGCGTTCGGCGCCGATCTGCTCGTGCTCGGCACGCACGGCCGCCGCGGTTTCAAACGACTCGTGCTCGGCAGCGTCGCTGAACAGTGCGTGCGTCACTCGGCGCTGCCCGTGCTGCTGATCCCGTCCGCCGCCCATCCGGAAGATCAGGAAAGCTGA